The DNA region AAAATAACATTCAACGCAGGCTGGGACACACAGGGACTACCAGTTGAATTGCAGGCGGAAAAAGAACTTGGAATCACCGGTGGAAAAACTGAGATCCTGAAATCATTTGGAATTGAAAAGCTTGTAGCAGAGTGCAAAAAGTTAGTCCACAAATATAACGAAAAATGGATTGAGGTGGATAATCTCCTAGGTATGTCGTTTAACCAAGAAAACGCATACTGGACATACAAAGATGAATTCATAGAGAGAGAATGGCAGATTCTAAAAAAGGCACACGAGATAGGCGTCCTAACGGAAGGACATAGAATTGTAGCATATTGTCCTAGCTGCCAAACTGCACTATCAAGCCAAGAGGTAAACCAGGGATATGAGATGGTCCAGGACCCATCACTCTATTACAAAGTCAAGCTGGAATCAGAAGATGCTTTTTTGATTGTCTGGACCACAATGCCATTTACTCTAGTCACTGACGCAATGGTTGGCCTCAACCCAGAGGAAAATTATCACTATGTCAAAGTAGAAGGCGAAACCTGGGTTGTTGGAGAAAAAAGACTAGAAGAATTTGCAAAGGAAGTCAAAATTGAAAATTATCAAATTATTAAGACTGTAAAGGGGGCAAGTTTTGAGGGTAAAAAATACATCCACCCATTATTAACAGAGATTCCAAAACTAGCCGAGCTTGCAAAAAATCCCAACTACCACATTGCAGTTTCTGAAGAGTTTGTCGATCCAATCACAGGAAGTGGGCTTGTGCATTTGGCACCTGCAAACGGAGAGGAGGATTACAATATTGCGCAAAAAAGAAAGATTCCTGTTTTCTCACCAATTGACGATGAGGTCAAGTTCACGTCAGACGCCGGAAAATATGCATCAATGTTTGTGCGTGATGCAGATAGGCAAATAACAGAAGACATCAAGGCAAAAGGCGCCCTAGTGAGAATAGGTAGAATAAAGCACAAGTATCCGCTTTGCTGGAGATCCCATCACCCAATTGTGTGGCTTGCAAGACGCGAGTTTTTCTACATGCTGGACAAGCTAGACAATAAAGCAATAGAGGCGGCAGAAAAGGTAGAATACTTTTTTGATCAGCCAAAGAACCGGTTCTTGGGAATAATAAAAGAAAAACACCCCTGGTGCATTTCTCGTGAGAGATTCTGGGGCTGTCCTCTACCAATATGGAACTGCAAGTGCGGCCATGTAGAGCGATTATTCTCAAGAAAAGAAATTTTGGATGTTGCAACTGATCTACCAGATGGTCCAAACTTTGAGCTTCATAGACCATGGATCGACAGAATTGGAATAAAGTGCAAAAAATGTGGTGCCCAGATGGAGCGAGAGAAATTCGTCCTAGACACCTGGCATAATAGTGGCTCTGCCCCATATTCGTCGCTCTCAGATTCTGAATATTCCAAGGGAATTCCAGCACCGTTTCTAACAGAGGGAATTGATCAGACAAGGGGTTGGGCATACACATTACTAGTTGAGAATGTCATTCTCAACAACAAGCCTACGCCGCCGTATTCTGCATTCTTGTTTCAGGGACACGTTCTAGACAAAAACGGAAACAAGATGAGTAAAAGTCTCGGAAATGTAATGGATGGAAAAGAACTATTAACAAAGTATCCAGTTGATTTGATCCGATTCTATTTCATCTGGAAGTCAAGCCCGATTGAGCCAATTAATTTCAGCACTGATGAGATGATGTCGCGGCCATACCAGATCCTAAACACTCTATACCACATTCATCTGTATTACAAGCAAAATAGCGAATACGACAAGTTCGACTATAACATCCACACAATATCGCAGGCAAGGCAAAGGAACCTACTTGGTTCACCAGACATTTGGATTTTATCAAAGCTTCAAAGACTCGTCAAATTAGTACAACAAAACAACGATTCCTGCAAGTTTCATGAATCTGCTCGGGCATTGGAAGACTTCATCATAAATTCGCTAAGCCAAGTCTATATTCCAATTACTAAAGCAGAATTATGGGATGAAGATAATTCCAAAACAGACAGACGTTTTGCAATTTATGCCATTTTACATAAGATTCTCAAAACACTTGATGTTCTGATTCACCCACTTTGCCCCTATACCAGTGAATACCTGCATCTTGCAGTGTTTGGCAAAGATAGCATTTTGTTGGAGAGCTGGCCTGTCCCAGAAACAGATCTAATCAACGACACAATAGAAGAGTCATTTGATTTGATGAAAGAGTCAGTGTCAGTATCATCAGCAGCTCGAATGAAGGCAAAGCTCAAGCGACGCTGGCCGCTAACTGATGCAGTAGTTTGTGTCACTCCAGGACAAAAGCAAAAACTGGAATCATTATCAGAATTATTATTATCACAGATGAATGTGGAATCATTCAAGGCAGTAGAGCTGCTAAACAGTGCAGGCCTAGAACTGATTAATGAGATGCAGTCCTTGAAGCTTCCAGTCAAACCACTAGTGGAAATGGACCGAAAGAAAATAGGCCCCAAGGCAAAGCAGCACATGGGCGCGTTACTCTCGGCATTTGCAGGAACAAAGCCAGAGGAAATCATATCAAATCTACTCAAATCAAAATCCCACACATTTGATATTGAGGCTGAAAAAATAACACTAGACCTAGAAGACTTCGTGATATCATTTGACGCCCAGGACGGCTATGCGTATTCGCAGCGTGACTCACTGATTGTATTCATATCTACTGCCAGAAACCGCGAAATGATGGCTCGCGGACTAGTAAAGGATCTGGCAAGAAGACTGCAGACATTGCGCAAAGAGCAAGGCTATAATCCAACAGATGTTTTGAGCTGCGCACATATCTTGGATCTGGATTCAGAATCTCTGGAAATGGCTAAAGAAAAATCAAAGGACTTGGCTTTTTTGGTTCGAGTAAAATCAGTGGATTTTGAATCAGCTCCGCAAACAAAAGACGATGACATTGATGGTCAAAAAATCCGAATCTGGATAGAGTAGTAAGCTAGCTTTTGGTAAATGTTTGGTCTTAAATAGCAAAATTACCAATATAGTGTAATGGTAAAGCAGATCAGTCTTGATGCGTGGCAGATACAGCACCTACAGGCACTGCTAAAAAAGGGAGCAACCATCGTCACAAAAACCGGCACGCCGATTATTTTGTACAGACAAACACTAGAAGAAGAGGAAGAGTCCTATGAGGAGATTGTTTGTTCGCTAACAGACAAGCACGTAGTAGAGCAAGTAGTGATTTCTGGTGGAGGAATTCCCCCGACATTTAGACAACAAATGATTTACGATCTGGACGAGTTTCCGCAAAGGCTGATTAGAAAAAGCAAGGACCTATTTTTGCAGACAATAGAACTCTTGGAAGAACAAATGAACTAACCGATTATAAAGAGCCCAAAAAAAATCCATCCATGCGACTCCTCGAATTCCAGGCAAAGGAGCTTTTTGGTCAATATGGAATTAAGACCCCAAAGGGAAGATATTCCAAAAACATTGACGAGGCAAGGGCGCATGCTACCGAGCTGGGTTATCCATTTGTCATAAAGTTCCAAGCCCCAGTAGGTGGTCGTGGAAAGGCAGGTGGAATCCAAGTAGTCAAAAATCAGGACGAGTTTGAGCTGAAATACCCACAAGTGGCAGGCATGACTATCAAAGGAGAGAAGGCACGTGCGATATTATTAGAAAAAATGGCAGAATATCAAAATGAGCTATACCTATCACTGTTTTTGAATCGCTCTAAGAGATGCTATACCATCATTGCGTCAGGCGAAGGTGGAGTTGAAATCGAATCAGTCAAAAACCAGACCATAAGAGAGGTCGGTCTAGGAGATGTCACACCACAGATAGCAGAAGAGGTGGCAAAGTCAATCGGGCTTTCAGGCAATTCCATTGCAGACTTTGTTGACATGCTACAGAGATTATCAAAATTAACAATAGAAAAAGAAGCAGAGCTTGCAGAGATAAATCCAGTTGCTCTGCTCAAGGATGGATCATTACTGGCACTAGACGGTAAGGTAATCACCGATGATAATTCTAATTTCCGCCACCCAGACATGGACAAGTACCAAGAAAAAACCGAACTAGAAGAGCGGGCTGAAAAATCTGGATTCACTCTGGTAGAGCTAGAGGGAAATATTGCAGTGGTTGGAAACGGTGCAGGACTTGTCATGTCAACACTTGACATGCTAATTGACAACGGCGGAAAAGCCGCTTGCTTTTTGGATGTAGGGGGCGGGGCAACAACAGAATCCGTATACGAAGCACTGACGCTCATTTCAAAGATGAAAAAGGTAAAAGCAATCTTAGTGAACCTTTATGGCGGAATTGTAAAGACAACAACTGTCGCGTCCGCATTCATCAAGGCATATGACGATAAGCTAATTGATCTTCCAGTTTATGCAAGACTGATGGGAGCAGAGTCTGAAAAATCTAAAGAAATGCTCAAGAATACTAAAACAAAAATGTTTGATTCAGTAGAAGAGGCAATCTCTGGCGTAGTTTTAGGAGTCTCAAAACATGGCTAACATTTATGAGATTTTGCGCGGAGCCAAGGACTCTTCTGAGAATTATCAGAGAATGCCAGTAATTGTACAAGGAATTACAGGCACGTTTGGCTCGCTGCACGCAAAAATGATGATGGAATATGGCACAAACATTGCGGCTGGCGTCACACCAGGTAAAGGTGGACAAAAATTCGAGGGTAAGGTACCAATTTACAACTCAGTCAAAGAGGCAGCGGATGCAACCGGCTCAAAAATATCAATCGTGTTTGTCCCAGCAAAATTCTTCCTTGGTGCGGCAAAAGAGGCTCTGGATGCTGGAATCAAGTTGCTTGTGGCAATACCAGAACACGTACCAATTAGGGATACAATGCAGGTCTTAGAGATGGCAAAGCAAAAAGATGCTATTGTAATCGGGCCAAACACGCCAGGAATCATGATCCCAGGATTAATCAAAATTGGCATAATGCCTGCAAGTCCGTTTAAGGAAGGAAACATCGCAGTATTATCAAAGAGTGGTACATTATTATACGAAATTTCAAATGCGTTGTCCCGTGCAGGTTATGGACAATCCATTACAATAGGAATTGGTGGAGACCCAGTAAATGGAACAAGACTAATTGACGCATTTGAGATGGTAAAGGACGACCCAGACCTGAACGGAATAGTAGTAGTAGGGGAGATAGGCGGAGATTCCGAAGAAATCCTGGCCCAGCACATCATCGATACTAATTTCAAAAAGCCAATTGTCGCATACATCGCAGGACGAAATGCCCCAAAGGAAAAAAGAATGGGTCACGCAGGGGCCATTGTGATGGGGACGTACGGATCTGCAGAGTCAAAGGTTTCAATGTTTAACAAGGCAAACATTCCAGTAGGGAAAAGGCCGAATGAGGTTGCCATGCTGTTGTCAGGTAAGTTAGGATCCAAAGACTAAAAAGGACACGCAGGGGACTTTTATCAAATGCCAATCACAGACCCAGAGAAGAAAAGAATCGCACAGGCTGCAAGACTACACATGAAAATATGCCTGAATTGTGGCGTCAGAAATTCCATGGCGGCATCCAGATGCAGAAAATGCCGTGGTCAGTTCCTAAGACTAAAGAATAGAACTCTGGGCGCAAAGAAATAGCTATTACTTTACTACTCGCGATATTTTGTCAAGAGTTTTTTGTCAAGTTCACTTGGAAGTGTTATTCTAGTATTACCAAGAAAGTTATTTCGTATGCTTTTTTGCACGAATAAACGAAAATAGTAATGCCAGACCCAGTATTCCCATGACTATACTGAGCGACACAAATGTAGGAATCTTTACAAATTCCGATACCAGCATTTTAATTCCAATGAACATCAAAATAGCAATAAGGCCTGGCTTGAGATAGTAGAATTTCTCCATCACACCTGCCAGCAAAAAGTATAAGCTACGCAGACCTAGTATTGCAAAGATGTTTGATGTGATTACAATGAACGGATCAGTCGTGATTGCAAGTATCGCTGGAATCGAGTCCAGTGCAAAAAGTAGGTCAGTGAATTCTATTATTACAAGTGCGACTAGGAGTGGTGTTGCATACTTTATTCCGTTTTTAATCAAAAAGAACTTGGGTTCTTGCATGTTTAGCTCAACTGGCATCATTTTACGCAGAGCCCGCACCGCGATGTTCTTTTCAATTTCGATTTTCTTTTCCTTTCTTTGAAGAAGCATTCTGATTGCGGTAATTATCAAAAATCCACCAAAGAGGTAGATCATCCAGTGAAATTCCTCCAAAAGATGCGCCCCTACCAAAATGAGTGGAACCCTCATCGCTATTGCACCAAGAATGCCCATTGAGAGAACTCTGTGCTGGAACTTGTGGGGAATGTTAAGAGAGGTAAATATCAACAAGAAAATAAACATGTTATCAACTGAAAGTGATTTTTCAAGCGCATAGCCAGTGATGAACTCGGCAAATTTTTGATCGCCCATATCAAAGTAAATTATGCCAGAAAATATTCCTGCAAGTGAAATCCAGACTATGGTCCAGCGCAGTGCACTTTTGAATGGCGGTACTTCCTTGTGGGTATCTTTTTTGCGGAGCTTGGAAAATACTCCTAGATCAATTGCAAGTGATATGCCAACGAAGATAGTAAATACTGTCCAGAGAATGTAAATATCACTCATGATATAATTCTGCCAATTTCATACTCGTAATATACGTTGGTGAATTTTATCGTGTTGATTTTCCTGATTAGATCGGTCAAAAAGATTGGTTTGTGCAAAACAATGTAATTCTAACTCTGTTTTTTTTCGTATTTTCAGGGATCTCAAACAACGATAATTATTTTTAAGTCGTATTAACAACTATGTGTGAGATTCATCAGAAGAGTTTATGGTTTTTTATTTAAAGCGCCTTCATTGATTTTTGGAAAAGCATAGATGTCTTAAAGTGAGTTTCTAGCTCGTCTTCTTTTTTGTCCATTACCATCTGCTTTCGTCCGCGTCTAAAGGAATCATCTTTGTCTCGCACGCACATGATATCAAAACATCCAATCAGTATAAGAATTTTAGAACCTAGGCGACGTCATTACAAAGGTAGTGGGTTTTTTTGTAAGTATGATTCCGATGTGTCGCCCTATGATGTTTTTGCAGTTGAGCAATAACGTCCTGTTCCACGTTGTTTAATGGTAGAAATGACTCAAAAATAGGACTTGAACCGTTTGCTGGAATGCTTAGTCCGAGTCAAGGATTGCAGTTTCCATCATGGCTTCATTATTATTTTGCCAAAGAGATTTCCCTTTAGCATTTTTGTGTGTGCCTCAGCTGCATTGTCTATTGTGTAAACAGAATCAATTACCGGCTTTATCTTCCCCTTTGATACCCAATATAGCGCATCTTCCAGCTCGGCCTTTGTAGCCAAAGTAGAGCCCAGAATGTTTGTGCCCTTGAAGAAAATATGCCTCAGATCAGTTAACACATCATAGCCGGTAGTGGCACCTGTTGTAACAAGTGTTGCACCATATTTTAGCAGTGTCAGCTCCTTGTTCCAATGCGAGCCACCAATGTGCTCAAAGATCACATCAATTCCAGGAATGCCATCCTTTGTTTTTGCAAATTCCTTGGATATTGTAAATACCTGTTTGTACCAGTCTTCTTTTCTGTGATCTACCGCATAGTCCGCACCCAATTGTAAGCATTTTTCCAACTTGTCACCAGACGCTGTTGCAATTACTGTACATCCATAGAGTTTTGCTATTTGAATTCCAAAGATTCCCATGCCCGAGCCACCTCCCATAACCAAGACTAGTTGTCCTGGTTTGATTTGTGCGCGCCCCACAAGCATGTGCCATGCAGTCATAAGTGTCATTGAGCAGGCAGCCGCGTCTTCATATGATACACCATCTGGTATTTTTACTGCGTTTACTTCGGGCAGGTATGTGACCTCACAGTATCCACCCCATAGCGGCCCTGTCTCAAATCCCCAGACCTTGCGTTTTTTACAGTCAAACTCTCTTCCTGAAGTGCAGTTTTTGCACAGTCGACAAGACATGTTTCCATGTGATACAATTCTGTCGCCAATCTTGATGCCAGTTACGTCATCACCTATTGCAATGACATCGCCTGCCGCATCAGATCCAGAGATGTGCGGTAGTGGAACTTTGAGTGGCGAACCCCTCATTCCCCAGATGTCATCATAGTTCAGAGCAGCTGCTCGCACTCGAAATACAACTTCGTTTGGTTTCGGGGTTGGCTCTGGAATGTCTTTGATCTGCAAAACAGAAGTAAAGTCATCATTTACACAATAATTGTCATAGACTAGTGCTCTCAATGAGATTTTGTTGTCTTGTTGTGTTTTTATGTATTGGTATATTTTCCAACAATTCCTAGATGAGAATTTTTTCTTTTAGCATGTTTACTATATCCTTGTCAATGTGCGGCTTTTCAAAAACATCCTCGACTCAGAGATTAACCAGTCTTTTTCTCACCAGATCAGTCAGAAATGCCTTGATGACTATGACTCGCTTGTCTTCGCTTATCTTTTTGAATTCCTCTAGTGAATAAAATCTGTCATGTTGCGGTGTTATAAGGTCCAAAAACACCACGCTGACGTGAGTTTTTTTATAATTCTAGGTTATCCTTCCTTACATCACGTAATAATACAAAAAGAGTGGACCGGATGGGATTTGAACCCACGACCTTTGCGGGATTGCAACAATCCTTACGCAGTGTGAGTGCGTCATCCTAACCAACTAGACTACCGGTCCAACTAGGGACAAATTTCTGCGCTATTTAGTCGTTAGAATAGTCATATAGAGGAAAAAATGTAGACCAATCTAATGTACAAACAGGGAACGTGGAAATTATCTGAATTAGCGCCAGACCACAAAAGCCCGGAATTTGCTAAACAGGTAACAAGGCTGGAATCCAAAGTCAAAAACTTTGGGAAGATAAAGCCAAAGCTTAGGCCTTCCATTTCATCAAAAGAGTTTTTCGGAATCATACACAATATAGAAGATCTGGCAGAGGACGCAAGCAGGTTGGGTGGCTATGCTTCATTGTTGTATTCATCGGACACCCAGTCAGATGAGGCGACCACACTGCTAACAAGAATGTCCAAGTTGGGTTCAAAAATCGAAAACGAAACACTGTTTTTTGACTTGTGGTGGAAGCGCAAAATTGATGAAAAAAACGCCAACAGGCTAATCAAGGATGCGGGAAACTTATCGCAATTCCTTAGACATAAGCGACTCTTGGCAAAATACGCCCTCTCAGAGCCAGAAGAAAAAATAATCAACACCCTTGATGTTACGGGCTCGACAGCACTTGTAAAATTATACGATAAGATAACAAACGCATTTGAGTATGTCATAACAATTAACGGTAAAAAGAAAAAACTTACCCGGGAGTTGCTAAGTGTTCTTGTACGTAGTAGCAATCCGAATTTGAGAAAAACCGCATACCAGACACTCTTAGGAAAATTTAATTCAAACAAGGGAGTGCTAGGCGAAATCTATCAGAACCTGGTCCTAAACTGGAAAGATGAGGGAATTGAAATTAGAAAATACACCTCCCCGATATCGATTAGAAACACTGGGAATGATGTTGATGACAAAACCGTCCAAGTGTTGCTTGAGGTCTGTAAGAAAAACTCTAGTGTATTTTACAAGTTTTTTGAATTCAAGGCGAAGTCATTAGGCCTCAAAAAGCTTAGAAGATACGATCTGTATGCTCCTAGTGCAAAAAAATTCAAAGAAAAAGACTATACCTACGACAAGGCAACAAGACTTGTCCTAGAGTCTCTGAATAAGTTCAGCCCCACATTATCACAGTATGCAAACAGAGTATTTGATCAAAACCACATTGATTCTCAGATCAGGCCGGGCAAGCGAGACGGTGCATTTTGTAGCACAGTATCGCCAAAGCTCACCCCATATGTTTTGGTAAACTATGCAGGAAAGTCAAAGGACGTATTCACACTGGCACACGAGCTTGGCCATGCAGTGCATAGTCAGGCAGCATCTAAGCAATCCATCCTAGTCTCAGAGGCCCCACTCCCATTGGCAGAAACGGCTTCGACATTTTCTGAGTTGCTCCTATATGATAACATTTCAGACCAAATGGCAGACACCGAAAAAGCCGCCATTTTATCAGAAAAAATAGATGACATTTATGCCACCGTGATGCGCCAGGCGTTCTTTACAATATTTGAGATCGAAGCACATAAGCAAATTGCCAACGGCACCACCATAGAAGAGCTATCCAAGGCATACCTAGGGAACCTGAAGGTTCAGTTTGCAAATTCTATAGAGATATCTGAGGATTTTGCGCTTGAGTGGTCCTGCATTCCGCACTTTTTCCACACACCTTTTTACTGCTATGCATATTCATTTGGAAATCTGCTGTCGCTGTCGCTGTTCCAAATGTATCAAAGGGAGGGAAGATCGTTTGAGAAGACATACCTTGAGATTCTATCTGCCGGAGGCTCAAAAAAGCCAGAAACTCTACTCAACGAATACGGAATCGATATTTCATCTGCCAAGTTCTGGCAGGATGGCTTTGATTACATCAATTCGCAGGTAAAAGAACTGGTTTTATTATAAGTGAAAATGGGGCTGACAGCCTTTACGCACTGGCTGCCAGTCCACGGAATTTTTTGTTCCCCGAACGGTTTGAATCGATGTCAAGATATGTTCTGAGCCATTTGGATTTAAACCTTTGATTCATTCATGTTGATTCTTACGCAAAGTTAATACTAAAAATTGATTCTGCCAACTTTGTGTACAGCATTTTTGCAATACTTAGCCTAGTTCTTATTCTAGGATTTACTACGAGTGTGTTTGCAGAAGAGCCAAGGCTTTCCACGTATCACGAAACTGCAACAATCCTTGTCGATCAGAAAATTTCAAACAACGTCACTGCCTCAGTGTCGCTACAGACTACATCCCTGCATGAATTTCAGATCCCGCCAGCACTAGACGAGAAGATACGAAATAACACAGACATCACCGCAGTGGTAATCACAAATGAGAAACAGTGCGTCCTTGGGGTTCAGGAAGACATTTGTGTAATGATAAACGTCAAGCGCCAAGAGGGTCAGGGAGGCATCCAGGCAGCACAGCAAAAGGCAAGGCAGGCAGGCGACGCAATAATAGGCGATATTAACGAATTTTTCGGCCTAAACACAGAATTCCACTCTGCATTCATTCATTTTGACGATAAAGCGAACCAAGCGCTAGAGACGCAAGGCCAAGTCTCTGGAACTGGAGTAGTATCTGCAGTTTATACAGCATCATTTCAGAACACAGACTTTATGTTCAATCGATTCTCCGGCGCATTGATTCCAAATCAGATTAGAAGTATGGGCGGATTTTATGAAATAGCACAGACACTAACCAAAGATGACTCTTCTAGGATGACATTTTCCATACTGCCAAGGGGGCCTATCTCTATTATGCAGCTCAAAGTCTCAGAGAGCTATCCGGGACTAGCTAAGAGTCTTACAACTGTTGAGCCACTAAAGTTCCTCAAGGTGAACGAAATCAATAAGTCAGACTATTACAAAGTTGGATTCTTTCCGTTAAACTCAATCGTGTATGTTGTAATACTCCCACAAGACGAATCTGCATATGCAGTTGTAGGAAGTATGATTGGTGCCACAGTCAAGAACAATCAGACTATTCCAGCAGATCTAGAGACGAGCGGGTGGTTCTTCAATTCCAATTCAGGCAAAAAAATAGAGGCAATGTACCTTTTTGGCAAGGAGTTTTCTGCAGATAGTACCGATTTGAAAATCACTTTCGGCAAAGAATCATCACCAATAACAGCAAATGTAGGACTACAGGAAATCGTAATCCTAGTTGGAATTGGTGCAGCAGCTGCAGGCGCAGTTGTGTATTATCTAAAAGGAATTAGGCCTAAATAACCAGAACAGCTGCAGAAAACACAGTAGTCCAGCGTCCTTTGGTGTCACCGACTGCAGTCTGCGTTATGTTCATTGATTTGTAAATTTCTCCAGAAATCTTCCACTGTTTTCTTTTCTCGTCCCATGACTTGTCCAATTCAAACTTGATTCCAAGAGACGAAGCAAGCATTTGAGCGGCAATGTCTTCTGCATAGTCTCCTGCCTGCTTTTCGTTTTGTCCATATGCCTCATATTCCGATAGATAGCCGTACCTGTTTGGGTCTTTTGGTTGAGCGATGCCGACGGATGCCGAGATTAATCGGTGTGGCTCGTTTGTTTGGTTTCTTGAATAAATGCAAAATAGAACTTGACCCGGATTGATAAGCTTGAGGCCTTCTGCACGCGAGACCATCTTTGCGCGAGGTGGGAAAATACTGGAAATCAGAACTATGTTTGTACCTGCGATTCCTGCGTCTCTCAGGGCAAATTCGAAGCTTGTCAGTCTATCTTCATGAACACCTCTGCCTTTTGTGAGGAATAATTTTTTTGCAACTAGATCAAGCATTTTGTTTTTGTAACAATACATGGAATTATTATACTTATTTCAGCTTGAGGTATGATTTTGTCTAGAATAATCTGTACAAAATGTGCGCCTTTTGCCAAATGCAGATACGCACATGTTATTATTCAGTTGAGTCCACATTGAATCGTGGATATCTTCGGCTTTTCTTTGGATTCTGTGCTGCAATCAGACGGGTTTGTAATTGGATATTATGTCTTTACAGTTGCAACATCGCTAGTACTAATCAAGGAGACAAAAAAGCGGTTGCGGGACCTAAAGGATGGAATTCGCTCTATTGTTTACGCTCCAATAGCATTTGGCATACTAATCGCATACTTGGTGACGCTATTCCCAATTGTAGAGAATATTCCCATTTTGAACTGGAGCTGGCTGGGTTATAATATCGCGTTTGGTCCTTTTGCCGACCAAGGAGTCTGGGGAATTGTACCGTTTATTCCTCTGCTTTTGTACATGTTCATCCACATAAACTACGTAGAAGAATTTTACTTTAGAAAATCAAAAAAAATGGTTCTGGTTTGGGCAGTAGCGCATGTTGCAATGGGGATCAAGCTTCACATGGCAATATTGCTAATCCCAATTGGGTTTTTGTTCAAGTATATCTATGACAAAAAAGGCCTCAATCACTCTTATGCAATGCACTTTACTACAAACATCCTAGTTGTAGTGGCGCTATTTCTTACGCTTATTCGATGACCTTTCCGGCTTTGGTCCCTGCATGAAATAACGATATCCGATAAATCCACCGATGCAGAGATTGATTACTCCAAACAACACCAAAATTAGAGGGATTGGTTTTATGAGAACCATTCCCGCGATGATTCCCCATGTTCCGGTTCCCAGAAACAAAATTGTCAGAACCTTGAGCTTCTTTAGCGGAATCCATTTCATTTGTTGAGTTTTTGATGTGACTCTATTAAAGAGTGACGGGCTGCACTAACATTTTAAAACGCTAGTTTTTGTTAGAAAATCGTTGCCAATATAGCTCAGCCTGGCAGAGCATCGGTTTTGTAAACCGAGGGTCGAGGGTCCAAATCCCTCTATTGGCTTTTTTCAACTTTATGTTCCAAGGATTTATTAGAGGACCAGAGATTCGGCAAACATTAGGCTATAATGACGGAAAATGAGCAATGAGCTTCTTTGTCTGTCATTGCTTAGGAAAATAAATTGACAAAATTTGAAGAATTAGGGATAAAACAATCCATCTTAGATGGATTAAAGGACATTGGATTTGATGAGGCGTTTCCGATCCAAGAGGCAACTATACCTGTTTTACTATCTGGTAGAGACGTCATAGGCCAAGCGCACACAGGAACTGGCAAGACTGCAGCATTTGGAATATCAATGCTAAGTGGAATTGATGCAAACAAGACAATCCAGGGCTTGGTATTAGCACCAACGA from Nitrososphaerota archaeon includes:
- a CDS encoding zinc-binding dehydrogenase; the protein is MRALVYDNYCVNDDFTSVLQIKDIPEPTPKPNEVVFRVRAAALNYDDIWGMRGSPLKVPLPHISGSDAAGDVIAIGDDVTGIKIGDRIVSHGNMSCRLCKNCTSGREFDCKKRKVWGFETGPLWGGYCEVTYLPEVNAVKIPDGVSYEDAAACSMTLMTAWHMLVGRAQIKPGQLVLVMGGGSGMGIFGIQIAKLYGCTVIATASGDKLEKCLQLGADYAVDHRKEDWYKQVFTISKEFAKTKDGIPGIDVIFEHIGGSHWNKELTLLKYGATLVTTGATTGYDVLTDLRHIFFKGTNILGSTLATKAELEDALYWVSKGKIKPVIDSVYTIDNAAEAHTKMLKGNLFGKIIMKP
- a CDS encoding M3 family oligoendopeptidase produces the protein MYKQGTWKLSELAPDHKSPEFAKQVTRLESKVKNFGKIKPKLRPSISSKEFFGIIHNIEDLAEDASRLGGYASLLYSSDTQSDEATTLLTRMSKLGSKIENETLFFDLWWKRKIDEKNANRLIKDAGNLSQFLRHKRLLAKYALSEPEEKIINTLDVTGSTALVKLYDKITNAFEYVITINGKKKKLTRELLSVLVRSSNPNLRKTAYQTLLGKFNSNKGVLGEIYQNLVLNWKDEGIEIRKYTSPISIRNTGNDVDDKTVQVLLEVCKKNSSVFYKFFEFKAKSLGLKKLRRYDLYAPSAKKFKEKDYTYDKATRLVLESLNKFSPTLSQYANRVFDQNHIDSQIRPGKRDGAFCSTVSPKLTPYVLVNYAGKSKDVFTLAHELGHAVHSQAASKQSILVSEAPLPLAETASTFSELLLYDNISDQMADTEKAAILSEKIDDIYATVMRQAFFTIFEIEAHKQIANGTTIEELSKAYLGNLKVQFANSIEISEDFALEWSCIPHFFHTPFYCYAYSFGNLLSLSLFQMYQREGRSFEKTYLEILSAGGSKKPETLLNEYGIDISSAKFWQDGFDYINSQVKELVLL
- a CDS encoding arginine decarboxylase, pyruvoyl-dependent; this encodes MLDLVAKKLFLTKGRGVHEDRLTSFEFALRDAGIAGTNIVLISSIFPPRAKMVSRAEGLKLINPGQVLFCIYSRNQTNEPHRLISASVGIAQPKDPNRYGYLSEYEAYGQNEKQAGDYAEDIAAQMLASSLGIKFELDKSWDEKRKQWKISGEIYKSMNITQTAVGDTKGRWTTVFSAAVLVI